The following DNA comes from Cervus elaphus chromosome 8, mCerEla1.1, whole genome shotgun sequence.
CTTTGTAAACCACAGATTCTGTCCCATCACCCAATGCTTCAAGTCTAGACCCCAGGCCTCGGATTCAGGAACTGCCTTTCTAGGTCTAGCCGTGGCCAATGGCTCCAGGCTCGTCCTGTGTCACAGTCCACGCTGATCACTTTAGCTCCCCTCCCACACCGTGTTGTTTCTCACCTTGGGATTTTGTTAAGACTGCTGCTTCCACCAGCAATGTTCCCCACTCCTTCTCTGCCTGGCTAACTTCCACTCATCCTTTAAGACCCAAAGCATGTATCACCTCCACTGGGAAGTCCTCCCTGATCCTTTCTTTGCATCCTGAGCTCTGGGCTCTTATCCCTGACTTGTGGGGTAAGaacaagtgacttgcccaagatcacacagctagtgttTTGGCGCCAATATTTGAACCTGGGTGCCCTGGGCTCCAACTAAGGCAGGTCCATGGTCCAGGTGAGGGGACAGTAGCTAGGATTTGTGAAGAGGATGCAGTGGATCTGAGAGAATTTGGAAATGGAATCCTGGGGACGTGGCTGGTGGTGGGTCTGagctgggtggggggaggtcaGGGTCCATGGCAGGAGCATCTGGGTAGGTTGGGATGCCCTACTCGGATTGGATGACTAGAGGATTACCTATCCCAGGGGAAGGCCAAGTCCAGACTGAACAGCCCATGAGTGGTCAGGGAGGTAACTGGAAGGTGGTCCTGGAGCTCCTGGGGGCAGCCAGGTCTAGGGGTGGAGACCTGGGGATTATCTGGTATTTAAAGCCCTGGAGTGGATGGACCATCCAGGGACTGGGCCGGTGGAAGGAGGAGGCTCCCGCCCACCCTGAGAAGCCTAGGCTCTGGGGGTGCAAGCTGGGAAAGAGACTGAGAAGATGTGGAACCCAGGGCTCACAGCACTGATCTCCGAGGGTCAGGGTGGCTGGGAGGCCATGAAGGATAGGACTGGGAGATGGCCCATGGGCTTTGACCACATGGAGGTCCCTGGTGGCATGTGGCAGGTCTCATAGgccaaaattctttttttcacaGAAGCTTCTGGGTCACGTGTCTGCTTCCTCTACTTAGCTCGGGGCCCCCAGAGGACAGGGCTCTTCTCTTTGCCTTCGGTTCCCCAGCCACCAGTCCCCAGTTTGGCCCAGAGGATGTATCCAGAAccaatggatgggtggatgggcgGGTGGGTGGCTCTAGAAGGTGTTTCATTCATTGACCCATCCGACTTTTTTCACCTTTTtgagcaagaaaaacaaaatgacacCTTGCTCGCCCTACTGCAAGGATCAGGGCTGTGTATCTTGAGGCCCACCGCTCAGAGTCTTGGCTTCTGTCCGGAGCTTTGAAGCCCAGTCTGCATGTCCTGCCCGACTGCCAGCATGTCTCCTCTGCCCGTCCGGCCTGGACACtcagcctcctctgcccccagTTCTTCTGTCCCTCGGCActgtccccaggctcctcccactGACCTTGGTCCTCTGAACTACCTGGCTGCCCCGCCCAGCACACTCCCTGATGCCTCCTCACAGCCAGCATTCCTTCCCAACCACTAGCACAGCATTCAGGACGCTGCTGGCTGGACTCCGTCTCTCCCCACCTCACCACTCTCCAGGTCTCCGTGGTGTTAGTGGGTAGCTGTTCACTGTCCCAAACTTGCTCCACGTCTGCTCAAGCTGTTGCCTCCACCTGGATGGATGCCCTTCTGCCTTGTACACCTGTCCTAAGCAGATACCCAGCCATCTCTCTCCTGCTTAGAATCTCTCTCTCAACACAAGGTCTGTGTGGCTTGGTTTGACCCCAGCCACCTTCCGACCCTGTCTTGCAGGTCCTAGGACTGCACAGATGCACACTCAACTCGAAGGTTTGTTGAGCGGCTCATGTGAGATGCTCTTGATGTGCGTCTGGCAATGAGCTGGGCCCTCAATAAGGGCTCAGAAAAtccacccctccccctgcccgcCTTCCCTGCGCTAACACAGGTAGATGTACACCAGGACCTGGAGCACTGACCAAATCATGAAGTTCCTTAAGCCCAACCCGAGAAGGACACAGAGGAGTAAATGCTGTGTGGATCAGATTCCATGACCCATGGCAGACCCTGCTCCCTGTCCAGGGTTAGGGGTGGTTCCCTCCCTGATCAGGGGTCTGATAAGTGGCGGAGAGGATGCTCTATCCCAGCTATGGGACCCCCTACCTTCCTGACCAGGGTGGGGCTTTGGGAAGCCTGGACTTGGCATTGAACTCAAGAGGAGGCAAGGACAGCTCCCCTGAAACAGTCTGAGGAATGGTTGGGTACAGTGGACAGAGCCCTGGGCCAGGGCAGGAAAGAGGCATAGGGGCCTGGgtcagtcccattttacagatgagaaaaacggAGGCTCAGATTGCCGATGCCCAACACTGCTGGGCAGTGCTTtcttctgtttccccatctgtgtggCCAGGagtaagggcttccttggtggtgtcCTAGCTTCCTCCTCTGCGAAATGGAGGTGCAGATCTTCCCGGCTTCCTGGGGCTCTGGTGAGAATGCTGCTGGATACAGAGGGCATTGTACACCATCAGCGGTGGTGGATAATCATGGGATTGCCTTTAAAATGAGTCTGattatttattccttaatttattcattctgtcCTGCAACTCACCTTGTTGTTGATCACCTTTGGGCCTAGGCACTGGTGATGCCAAGCTGAATGAGACAGGTGTCTTCACTTCCCAGTCCTCTCTGAGCAGCTCCCCAGCTCCCCTTTCCCTCAGCCCTGGAGCCTCCCTACCCTGGCTCTACAGCTCAGATGACTTCACATTTTCCCCAGTGGACAACAGCAGGGGAGGGACAGGTCTGAGACTTCTGAATGGAAGGGTAGTGGGTGCCATGCCATCCTAACACAGGGCCTGTCCACAATCCTACAGTCAGGATGCTTTGTCCTTCCTCCGAACAGCTTGAGGGGCCGATGAGCTGGACGTTGGGAGTCGGGCAGAGTGGGGATCTCAGCTCACTgcttacttgctgtgtgaccttgaccaagtcactctgcctctctgaacttcagttgtAAAGTGGGGATGAGGAGCGTACCCGCCTTTTAGTATCAGTGTGCCTGGCACAAGGTGGGTACTTAGTAAATGGCAGCCTCCTCACTGTTCTTACTGTATTGAGGTCTGTCTTTGAAAGACGTTCCAGGGACCTGGAGCAGTCAGGGAGAACTCCAGGCAGGAAGTGTTTCTGGTATTGGGTTGTGAGGGATGGGTGGAGAGAAGGGCAGCTTGGTGTTTGTGGATGGCGGAAACAGGAGGGCTTTTAGAGCTGCCCGGCCACCCGAGAAGAGGGCACTCTGATTCCCAGCTGACCAGACTCAGATCCAAACGGACCCCCAGGCTGGGAATGAGAGGCAGGACTTTCATATACAGGTATTGAGTCGTATGCAAGTGGATATTTGTTCCACCAAAGACTGGGGTTTGCAAAACACATTCCCCAGAGGAAACAGCCTGAGCAAATCTGATGTCTAGTCTTGACTCTTGGCACCCTAGCCCTATGGTCTTGGGCAGatctcttctcctctctccaagcctcagtttcttcaccaaaAAGTGAGATAGTACCTCCTGTGACTACTCCTCGAGTAAAGATCACAAGCgataatttatataaaagatCTTTCTTAAAGTGTTGAGATTGGGTTGTATCCTtacagagggtttttttttcctgaaacccTCTGCCTGCAATTCCAGTAGGGCTACTCCCACTTGTAGGGCCAGGAAAAAAGGTTAGAGACACTTCATTTCAGCCTTGCCTGTCAAAAGAAGCAGTTCCATGTAAGCAACCAATAGCAGTAGGCATTTAGTTAGTGATTTCTGTAAGGGACAGATGAAGAGAAATTTGATAGGGAGTGAGACTTCATGGAATGCCCCTGTCCAGCACAGTCTCTGTAAGTCACTTCTTGACTTACTATAGGGCCACAGGAAGACGTGAGCCCTCTGGAAGACCGAGATAGCTTTGAAGGCCCACCCTTTGTACTGCCCTTGTTGCAAAGCCCTTCTCACTGCACAGGAACTTGCGAGAGGTGAGGGCCACCAGACAAATTGTCACATTCTTCTACTGAAGGGCCCCAGGCCTCAGGCCTCTTCATTCCCCTCTTAAGTACAGTGTTCTGACACATCCTTATGGGCAGAATGTTGTACCTGGCCATGCTCGTTTCTTGAGGAGAACTTTCCAGAGGTACAATTCCTTGGGTCAAAGGGCAAAACTGAAATCATTTGAGTCCCCGTAAATCATCCTGCCAAATTGCCCTTCGCAGAGGCTGTTACCTGATGACCCAAGTTGCCCGCTGtgttctgtgggtcagaaaggCAGGGATCAGGGAGGGGCAGTTGCCTCTGCTCTGCGGCCATTGACAAGGTTGGCCCAGAACTCCTCAGTTTGTCCCAGGGCAGCAGACTTGTGTGTCTAATCCATGGGGTTGGCTCTGTAGCCTAGGGTCTCTGTGGGGGGACAGGGATTAGACCACTGGCATCAGGGTGATTTGGGAGGGGTGAGCTGGGGGGTGCTCTGTTCCAGATAGGACCTTGCTCTCTGGGGCTCACTGTGGGAAACAGTGAATTCCAGAGCTTCAGCCTGGAGGTGTGATTCTTTGGGCCTGGTGGGAGTCCTGCTTTGCTGTGGGATGAGGGTCCCACGGGGGCAGGGATCCCAGACACTGGCCCAGACTTGAGCGGGCATAGCTGATGGGAGCTCACCCTTGGCCGATGGGGAGGGCCCTCTTCCCTGTGACAGTCGCTCTCTCCCCGCAGGATGGCCGAGCCTCGATTTAACAACCCCTACTTctggccccctcctcccaccatgCCCAGCCAGGTAAGACGGAGCGTCGCCCCTCCCGCCGCCCTCCCCTTCTCGGAGCGGCTTGGGTTTGGCTGCTGCCTGCGGGATGAGGAGGGGTTCGCGGGTGGCCTGGCAGGCTGGGGACGGGGCCGGGGACGGCCCCAGCCCTCTcagtccctctcctctctctcccttagCTGGACAACCTGGTCCTGATTAACAAGATCAAGGAGCAGCTGATGGCGGAGAAGATCCGGCCGCCTCACCTGCCGCCCACGTCGGCCTCGTCGCAGCAGCCGCTGCTCGTGCCACCGGCGCCGGCCGAGAGCAGCCAAGCGGTCATGTCGCTGCCCAAGCTGCAGCAGGTGCCGGGCCTGCACCCGCAGGCTGTGCCGCAGCCCGACGTGGCGCTGCACGCGCGGCCGGCCACCAGCACGGTCACAGGTACCGCGGGGCCGGGTGGGCGGGGACTACCCGGGAGGGGCGTGGCCGTGTCGCTCGCAGCGGGGCGGGGCAGGCAGCGCCTGGGACGGGGGTGGAGCTTCCAGACTTGGCTTCCTGTAGCCTGTTGACCTGCTTCACCAAGCCGGCCAGAGGGGGCCGAGGGTGGGTCACTTGCCGGTCAAGGAAGCCAAGTCCACGCAGAGAATTTCAGGAATCCAGAGGAGAACCGTAACCAGACTTGTGTGGGGGATTGAAGGGTGAGGGAAGACTTCCTTTGGTGGGTCCCCACGCGAGGAAGAGTTGGTGGTTGATTAGGGAAGATAGAGCAGCATGTGCAAAGCGAGGATGTGTGTGGAAAGCAAGAGTAGGACAGCGCCAAGGTGGGGAAGATCAAAGGGTGATGAGAATCATCACCATCACGTGGCAGCTAACTCCAGGTgagcatctgtgttcatcagtgttCGCGTTATCACTCCCAGCCCGTTCGGTGGGGTGGCTGCCTTTTACAGGCTGAAGTACAAAAAACAGCAGCTTCCTGTGGTTCACCCTAACGTCTCCATTCAGCAGATGAGCAAGCTGCGGCCCAGTTTCACAGCCAGTAAGCGGCCTAGACAGGCAGTGTGGTTCCAGAGCCCAGGCGTGAACCCTGTCGGTCTGTCGGGGCTCTGCTGAGGCACCAGATTGTGAAGGACCCCGAGGGCCACCTGGGCAGTTTGGATTTTTACCCTCGGGCAGTGGGAGCCCGTGCAAGTAGGTGAGGTTAGAAAGCTGGGTCTCTGGCTGTGAGGTGGAGACGTGGCTTGGTGGGAGACCGGCATGGAGGCAGGGAGAGCTGCAGGAGAGGGTGGTGGCCTGGGCCAGGCAGCGGCAGAgaggatggagagaagggaaaagaactGAGGGATGATGAGGAGGAAGTGCCCACAGGGCTGAGTGCGGGGCTGGATGAAGGGGTGAGGAGTGGGAGGGTGGGCACTGGGGACTCCCAGGCATTTGCCAGTGAGATGGAATCGTCGGAGGAGCGGGGTGGGGGACTGACTCTGAGCCCAGTCCTGGATAGGTTGAGGCTGCGGACTGGGAAGACATCCTAGGCAATATTATGGGCCTGGGCTGCCTGGTGCCCACCTCAGAGCCTGCTGGACAGGCTTTTCCTGGTGGCCACTGTAACTGGGCCATTGTTCCTCCTCGAGCTGGCCCCTGCTGCCAGCCAGACAcctctccccatctccttcctccctctcagaGATGCCCAAGAATCTTGGGGCCCCATGAGCCTCCCCATCCAGGCCTCCTCCAGCCACCCTCTGCACGTTCCCTCCTTATTATGaccttattaaatttattttttcattataaaagtaatattaaaaaagtaatataagCATATTAagggaaaattggaaaaaaagagaaactaagaaaaaaaaatcataacccCCAGCTCATAACCCAGCAGCTTAGAGAGCCTTTAgtccatttccttccttttccatcgtttttgtttgttttttaatgtgcaggGGGTGTGTTTTGCTGAGTTTGTGGTAAGGCTGTACCCATGCCTTTAACTGTCTTTTCCTACTCACAATTTTATCATAAACATATTCAgtgcatttttattataaaggTAATTCCTAGTCATTATAGAACATTTAGAAATTGCAGACAAGctgaaaggagggaaaaaaaattaaccctTGTCCTACTATTGTTAGcattttcatatgttttctctgtatttattttattttatcctttaatCACAGATGTAAAAAATGGATGAATTCACCAGGTAAAACATTCAAAATAATAACGGAAGCAGATAGCGTATGAAAATCTCCTTTTACCAACAAATTCTTTGCCCTCCCTAGAGAGAAGCACAATTTATACATAGTTTAGTTTGGTGTGTCACTTTTCAGATCTACTCCTgtgctttcacacacacacacattgtctgTGTATACATGTGTCATTTGGATATGTGTGTTTTTGAATAGGTGGGTTCATGCTGTGTATGATTTGCTTTTTCACCTGCCAGCCCAGTTTGGCATTCTTTTCCTCGTCACTGCATGTCTTGTCTTGTCTTTGTGGTTTCCCTGTTCTTCGTCTTGTGATGAACCATGTCTCTTTACACAGCCCCTGGTGAGGATAAGCAAACTGTGTCCAGTTTTGTCTGATCATTGTTTTGTATGGAGGTCCAAGTACACAGATCTTTGTGCTCATGTGCAAATAATTATCTCTTTATGGGTAATTTCTAGAATTAGAATTACTTTGTCAAAAGTTACGTACATTTGAAGTTTTAATGGCTGTTGCCAGAGCACCCTTTATTATTAAGGTTGATAAGCCTACACTCTTAGCATGTATGACATACACCTGTGTCAACTCTAGATATTATCTTTTCCAGTGCACAaattttgggtttctttttttttttaaagtgtggttTTAACTGTATGAGagatatcattttcatttttttgtgtacTTTTCTTGATGTTATAAATGTTTCTAGTCCCTTTGTTTTTGAAACAATAACTTTTAATacagaacttaaaaaaagaaaaagtttattgtcaaagaatcagaaaataccctggagaaggaaatggcaacccactccagtattcttgcctggagaatcccatggatggaggagcctggtaggctacagtccacggggtcgcaaaaaaaaaaaaaaaaaagaatcagaaaattaagccccccaaaatgttttaaaattacccCTAATTCCACCATCCATATCACATGTTGGTGCATCTTCATCTCCTACTTAACTTTATCTgtgccttaaattttttttttttaattttacaaacaGTCTTCTTTTTATTGGGCAGTTGATATTCAGTAGAGAAAATTGATCACAATTTATTGAAACCTTCCCTAATATTGCATATTTTAGTTGCCTCTGAATTTTGCTGTTATAAATGACAATAGTAGTGAACATCTTTGTGCTTCAGAGTTTtatgtttgtctgttttttgttGGGCGGATTTCCAAAGTGCCCCTGTTATAGATAATCAGACTCATTTAGTgcttagatgggcttccctggtggctcagtggtaaagaatctacttgccaatgcaggagatggggggattccatccctgggtctgaaagatcccctggagaaggaaatgacaacccactccagtattcttgcctgggaaatcccatggacagaggagcctggcaggctgtagatcatggggttgcaatcacttagtgaccaaacaacagtcCTTAGGTATCTAAAGAATCTCACACGGCTCTCATTTATTGACCCCTGAGTAAAACTTTGCAAAGGGAAGGGGAGGCTCAGAAAGACTGGCGACCTCTCAGAGACACACAGCTGGGTGGCGGGGGCTGACCCAGGCTCTGGCTGCCCCTcatccctgtccccacccccatgtcTTCACAGGTCTGGGAATCTCCTCCCGGACCCCGGCTGTGAGCACGTCAGAGTCGAGCGCAGGCACGGGTACCAGCAGCCCGTCCacacccaccaccaccagccaGAGCCGCCTCATCGCCTCGTCCCCCACCCTCATCTCAGGGATCACCAGCCCCCCCCTCCTGGACTCCATCAAGACAATCCAGGGCCACGGCCTGCTTGGCCCCCCCAAGTCCGAGCGCGGCCGGAAAAAGATCAAGGCGGAGAACCCAGGGGGGCCGCCTGTCCTTGTAGTCCCCTACCCCATCCTGGCCTCGGGCGAGACTGCCAAGGAGGGCAAGACATACAGGTGGGGGTCTTGGTGGGAGGGGTCCAGCGGGCTTGGGACGGAAGCTGGTGCCTCAGG
Coding sequences within:
- the ZNF362 gene encoding zinc finger protein 362 isoform X2, which gives rise to MSRSSPSGKGSSRMAEPRFNNPYFWPPPPTMPSQLDNLVLINKIKEQLMAEKIRPPHLPPTSASSQQPLLVPPAPAESSQAVMSLPKLQQVPGLHPQAVPQPDVALHARPATSTVTGLGISSRTPAVSTSESSAGTGTSSPSTPTTTSQSRLIASSPTLISGITSPPLLDSIKTIQGHGLLGPPKSERGRKKIKAENPGGPPVLVVPYPILASGETAKEGKTYRCKVCPLTFFTKSEMQIHSKSHTEAKPHKCPHCSKSFANASYLAQHLRIHLGVKPYHCSYCDKSFRQLSHLQQHTRIHTGDRPYKCPHPGCEKAFTQLSNLQSHQRQHNKDKPYKCPNCYRAYSDSASLQIHLSAHAIKHAKAYCCSMCGRAYTSLPCEVLPSPSLPAEEETEAWRGEMTGPMFHC
- the ZNF362 gene encoding zinc finger protein 362 isoform X1 — its product is MSRSSPSGKGSSRMAEPRFNNPYFWPPPPTMPSQLDNLVLINKIKEQLMAEKIRPPHLPPTSASSQQPLLVPPAPAESSQAVMSLPKLQQVPGLHPQAVPQPDVALHARPATSTVTGLGISSRTPAVSTSESSAGTGTSSPSTPTTTSQSRLIASSPTLISGITSPPLLDSIKTIQGHGLLGPPKSERGRKKIKAENPGGPPVLVVPYPILASGETAKEGKTYRCKVCPLTFFTKSEMQIHSKSHTEAKPHKCPHCSKSFANASYLAQHLRIHLGVKPYHCSYCDKSFRQLSHLQQHTRIHTGDRPYKCPHPGCEKAFTQLSNLQSHQRQHNKDKPYKCPNCYRAYSDSASLQIHLSAHAIKHAKAYCCSMCGRAYTSETYLMKHMSKHTVVEHLVSHHSPQRTESPSIPVRISLI